One window of Sphingobacteriales bacterium genomic DNA carries:
- a CDS encoding T9SS type A sorting domain-containing protein, protein MRNTLIRIVFAFILLTGISWQIAAQIVPNDVCSDALPFPPLVSNVTTCLNGTNIGANGELPYINQGYCLGGVDMPAPAADIWYTFTAVSNILDIDISFDTGTISVALYEGTCGSLIGRECEVGVGGALNTTFAPVAPGVVYFLQISGADLTDQGEFGICIENYADNIDDICILGQTLNISPPPLLGTYPPGENINFCFTVAGYNQNAADWFHGLVPVFGNGWDVSTLGLSSPASCSGSGTWSWYELVQGTSPYAATIGPQGPGFFYETASGGPGLDTNPGNNYGDVGEPGCPWTFCFSISTMDCPPGENGNDLSITFLNFSDSETGSWGAFSICPEDPEYTFKALLACCAAPEMTGVNPTCANPNGGSVTATPTAGTPPYVWEWSNGFVEENSGASTISNLPEGFYSVTVTDDTGCSVAASFTLIEQSVGFSLQIPVSVEGCGGCEVSPDSPGAINIVNMADGTVFATVSINSCPGIINICLPETGAFGLTYNSQTIENAVVEGALTAPLFVFNTGSPSFAGTMNSDTQIVCNGLNAVISNNGDEILDNGAILTYALYSNPANVAGSILAHNPAGVFSGDGLTPNIPYYVSAIAGPEGTTAGLPDLSSACTDISSAMPVVFLTPVNILINEFCDWLTGDYHVTLYVTGGYPSYDNTATYTIVGDYNDPQLPVGQSVEIIFIEGSTTAYSFEVTSDGFGCSGSSADEPFICYKTPIELLSFTGRVLPEGNQLLWNTATEINNDYFTLERSKDGITFEVIGTVQSQGNSIMVQSYEFLDKTAPAGISYYRLSDTDFNGVRTYAGNIVSLNRNATGLSIVQINPVPAQDRVNVTFSASGNESMTLQLFNVAGQLVHNQEIETTNGLNQLQLDVNAYPDGMYLISLQSASGIVTAKLVVE, encoded by the coding sequence ATGAGAAATACACTCATTCGAATTGTGTTTGCCTTTATACTTTTAACCGGTATAAGCTGGCAAATAGCTGCTCAGATAGTCCCTAACGATGTCTGTTCTGATGCGTTGCCATTTCCTCCTTTGGTCTCCAATGTAACCACTTGTTTGAACGGTACCAATATTGGTGCAAACGGTGAATTGCCCTATATCAATCAGGGTTATTGTTTAGGAGGAGTAGATATGCCTGCTCCCGCAGCCGATATTTGGTACACCTTTACCGCTGTCAGCAACATTCTTGATATTGATATTTCTTTTGACACCGGAACCATTTCGGTTGCTTTGTATGAAGGAACCTGCGGATCACTCATCGGACGGGAATGTGAAGTTGGGGTTGGCGGCGCACTAAATACTACTTTTGCCCCTGTTGCCCCCGGGGTAGTTTACTTTTTACAAATCAGCGGAGCAGACCTGACCGATCAGGGTGAATTTGGTATTTGTATTGAAAATTATGCAGACAATATTGACGATATCTGTATTTTAGGCCAAACTCTGAATATCTCTCCTCCACCGTTATTGGGAACTTATCCTCCGGGCGAAAACATCAACTTTTGTTTTACCGTTGCCGGTTATAATCAAAATGCTGCCGACTGGTTTCATGGGTTAGTTCCTGTTTTTGGAAACGGTTGGGATGTCAGCACTTTGGGACTTTCTTCCCCTGCAAGTTGTAGCGGCAGCGGAACATGGTCGTGGTATGAACTGGTACAAGGCACAAGCCCCTATGCAGCAACAATTGGCCCGCAAGGCCCCGGTTTTTTCTACGAAACAGCTTCGGGAGGTCCCGGCTTAGACACTAACCCCGGAAACAATTATGGCGACGTAGGAGAACCCGGATGTCCCTGGACATTTTGCTTCAGTATTTCTACGATGGATTGCCCTCCCGGCGAAAACGGCAACGACCTGAGCATTACCTTCCTCAATTTTTCAGATTCTGAAACCGGAAGTTGGGGTGCATTCAGTATTTGTCCCGAAGACCCCGAATATACCTTTAAGGCTTTGTTGGCTTGTTGCGCTGCTCCCGAAATGACAGGCGTTAATCCCACATGCGCCAACCCCAACGGAGGCTCTGTTACCGCAACCCCAACTGCAGGAACTCCTCCCTATGTTTGGGAATGGAGTAACGGATTTGTAGAAGAAAACAGCGGTGCTTCAACCATCAGCAATTTGCCCGAAGGGTTCTATTCAGTAACAGTAACTGACGACACGGGTTGTTCTGTAGCCGCATCTTTTACTTTGATTGAACAAAGTGTTGGTTTCAGTTTGCAAATCCCTGTTAGTGTAGAAGGTTGCGGAGGTTGTGAAGTTAGTCCGGACAGTCCCGGAGCTATCAATATCGTCAATATGGCAGATGGAACCGTTTTTGCAACGGTTAGCATCAACTCCTGCCCGGGCATTATCAACATTTGTTTGCCGGAAACCGGTGCTTTTGGTTTAACTTACAACAGTCAAACCATTGAAAATGCAGTCGTTGAAGGTGCGCTTACCGCTCCGTTATTTGTATTTAACACCGGCTCACCTTCTTTTGCAGGAACTATGAATTCAGATACCCAAATCGTCTGTAATGGTTTGAATGCAGTTATCAGCAATAACGGTGATGAAATTCTTGACAACGGTGCTATCTTAACCTATGCCTTATACAGCAATCCTGCAAATGTTGCCGGATCAATCCTGGCTCATAACCCTGCCGGTGTATTCTCAGGAGACGGATTAACCCCCAATATTCCTTATTATGTTTCGGCAATTGCCGGACCCGAAGGCACTACCGCCGGATTACCCGATTTATCAAGCGCTTGTACCGATATTTCATCTGCAATGCCCGTTGTTTTCCTCACCCCGGTAAATATCCTGATCAATGAATTTTGTGATTGGCTAACCGGCGATTATCATGTTACACTTTATGTTACCGGAGGATATCCTTCTTACGACAATACCGCAACATATACTATTGTAGGGGATTACAACGACCCGCAGTTACCTGTTGGACAAAGTGTGGAAATCATTTTTATTGAAGGCTCAACCACGGCTTACAGTTTTGAGGTAACCTCTGACGGTTTTGGTTGTTCCGGCAGCAGTGCCGATGAACCCTTTATTTGCTACAAAACGCCTATCGAACTGCTGAGTTTTACAGGACGTGTACTACCCGAAGGTAATCAATTGCTTTGGAATACAGCAACCGAAATTAACAACGATTACTTTACGCTCGAACGCTCAAAAGACGGAATAACTTTTGAAGTTATAGGCACAGTTCAAAGTCAGGGCAACAGCATTATGGTTCAGTCTTACGAATTTTTAGACAAAACCGCCCCTGCAGGAATTAGTTATTATCGTTTGAGCGATACAGATTTTAACGGAGTTCGCACTTATGCAGGCAATATTGTTTCGCTTAACCGCAATGCAACAGGTTTGTCAATTGTTCAAATTAACCCCGTTCCTGCTCAGGATAGAGTGAATGTCACTTTTAGCGCATCAGGTAACGAATCAATGACCCTGCAACTCTTTAATGTTGCCGGACAATTGGTTCACAATCAGGAAATTGAAACTACCAACGGGTTAAACCAACTTCAGCTTGATGTCAATGCCTATCCGGATGGCATGTACCTGATTTCGCTGCAAAGCGCTTCGGGTATTGTTACTGCCAAATTAGTGGTAGAGTAA